One genomic segment of Natranaeroarchaeum aerophilus includes these proteins:
- the thyX gene encoding FAD-dependent thymidylate synthase, with amino-acid sequence MEVQLLEATETPEEVICTGARNDYMSEFVGDQSFEEIMESVEGETIEEKKATLIGHLLDHGHFGPFEHPQITFAVKGLSRSCMAQITRHRHVSFDVQSMRYVAFDDVDPADVEDGEMVVTPPSASDPNWVGRNQKAGQVDDATVERREEIFQQSVRQSVEDYQELLDLGMPPEDARFVLPIGTEVNMVMSMNARMLMHVADMRGEADAQWEIRGLTEEILDLAEEWCPITFEHYNEHMKGRKNRLAP; translated from the coding sequence ATGGAAGTCCAACTGCTCGAAGCAACGGAGACCCCCGAGGAGGTCATCTGCACTGGCGCGCGGAACGATTACATGTCGGAGTTCGTCGGCGATCAGTCCTTCGAGGAGATCATGGAGTCGGTAGAGGGCGAAACGATCGAAGAGAAGAAGGCGACACTGATCGGCCACCTGCTCGACCACGGCCACTTTGGGCCGTTCGAGCACCCGCAGATCACGTTCGCGGTAAAAGGACTCAGCCGATCGTGTATGGCACAGATCACCCGGCACCGGCACGTCTCCTTCGACGTGCAGTCGATGCGCTACGTCGCCTTCGACGACGTTGATCCTGCTGACGTCGAGGACGGCGAGATGGTTGTCACACCTCCCTCTGCGAGCGATCCAAACTGGGTCGGCCGGAACCAGAAAGCGGGACAGGTCGACGACGCGACGGTCGAGCGACGCGAGGAGATTTTCCAGCAGTCGGTGCGCCAGTCGGTGGAGGACTACCAGGAACTGCTTGATCTGGGGATGCCGCCGGAGGACGCCCGATTCGTCCTACCGATCGGGACTGAAGTGAACATGGTAATGTCGATGAACGCCCGGATGCTGATGCACGTAGCCGATATGCGAGGCGAGGCCGACGCCCAGTGGGAGATCCGTGGACTAACCGAGGAGATTCTCGATCTCGCCGAGGAATGGTGTCCGATCACGTTCGAGCACTACAACGAACACATGAAGGGACGGAAGAACCGACTGGCCCCCTGA
- a CDS encoding b(o/a)3-type cytochrome-c oxidase subunit 1, producing the protein MSTYVDRFPQEARVIRYALYSSFVALFFGGVFGLIQTLHRTDFVRIIDSTKYYDVLTGHGVFMVITFTIFFLVGIFTWAVTSSLDRHVEDIRFTWSWYGLMSLGTVFVAIPIFAGFVDSIDMSAAVLFTFYAPLQAHPLFYIGLTMFVIGTWLAGADWFRSWWAWTKENPDDRIPLQTFMVLTTMIMWYIATLGVAVAILVFLLPWSLGLIDTVNPLLTRTLFWYFGHPVVYFWLMPAYLLWYTVLPKLSGGRLFSDPLARVVFVLFLLLSTPVGIHHQYLDPGIAEGFKFIAMTNTMFLLLPSLLTAFTVVASMEHGARQRGGEGKLGWLKALPWRDPAFAGMALAGLMFAAGGFSGMINAGMNINYLVHNSLWVPGHFHLTVGTAVALTLMAGTYWLLPQLTGSPLYSKQIGLFQVILWFVGMTFMSNAMHRAGLLGIPRRTAEPQYQDVTFEASIGTVGELDAQIALGGTILFVSLILFLGNALLTALGPRVENPVDDELPPALSGPEDAPQVLDNLKLWTAIAVVLVILAYTLPIASIVSDGGLFGLGGEAFPVMTDLTPLIEVFR; encoded by the coding sequence ATGAGCACGTACGTCGATCGGTTTCCACAGGAAGCCCGCGTCATCCGCTATGCGCTGTACAGCTCCTTCGTCGCGCTGTTTTTCGGCGGCGTCTTCGGGCTGATCCAGACACTCCACCGCACTGATTTCGTGCGGATTATCGACTCGACGAAGTACTACGACGTGCTGACCGGCCACGGCGTCTTCATGGTGATCACGTTCACGATCTTCTTCCTGGTCGGCATCTTCACGTGGGCTGTCACGTCGAGCCTCGACAGACACGTCGAGGATATCCGGTTTACCTGGTCGTGGTACGGACTGATGAGTCTGGGAACCGTCTTCGTGGCGATCCCGATCTTCGCGGGCTTTGTCGACTCGATCGATATGAGCGCCGCCGTCCTGTTTACCTTCTACGCGCCGCTGCAGGCACATCCGCTGTTTTATATCGGACTGACGATGTTCGTCATCGGGACGTGGCTTGCCGGGGCAGACTGGTTCCGATCGTGGTGGGCCTGGACGAAGGAAAACCCCGATGACAGGATCCCGTTGCAGACGTTCATGGTGCTGACGACGATGATCATGTGGTACATTGCGACGCTCGGTGTCGCCGTCGCCATCCTCGTCTTCTTGCTCCCGTGGTCGCTCGGGCTGATCGACACAGTCAATCCGCTACTGACGCGGACGCTGTTCTGGTACTTCGGTCACCCTGTCGTGTACTTCTGGCTGATGCCCGCGTACCTGCTGTGGTACACTGTGCTCCCCAAACTCTCGGGCGGACGGCTGTTCAGTGACCCGCTGGCACGTGTCGTTTTCGTGCTCTTCCTGTTGCTCTCGACGCCGGTCGGGATCCATCACCAGTATCTCGATCCGGGGATCGCGGAAGGGTTCAAGTTCATCGCGATGACCAACACCATGTTCTTGCTCCTGCCGAGCCTGCTCACCGCCTTTACCGTGGTCGCCAGCATGGAACACGGCGCGCGACAGCGTGGCGGCGAGGGCAAACTCGGGTGGCTCAAGGCCCTTCCGTGGCGCGACCCGGCCTTTGCCGGGATGGCGCTTGCAGGGCTGATGTTCGCGGCAGGGGGCTTTAGCGGGATGATCAACGCTGGGATGAACATCAACTATCTCGTCCACAACTCGCTGTGGGTGCCCGGCCACTTCCACCTGACAGTCGGGACTGCCGTCGCGCTGACGCTGATGGCAGGGACGTACTGGCTGCTCCCACAACTGACCGGCTCACCGCTGTACAGCAAACAGATCGGGCTGTTCCAGGTGATCCTCTGGTTCGTGGGGATGACGTTCATGTCGAACGCTATGCACCGTGCTGGTCTGCTCGGTATTCCCCGCCGGACTGCCGAGCCGCAGTATCAAGATGTCACGTTCGAGGCGTCGATCGGAACGGTCGGGGAACTGGACGCCCAGATCGCGCTCGGCGGGACGATCCTCTTCGTCTCACTGATCCTGTTCCTCGGTAATGCCCTGCTCACCGCGCTCGGGCCGCGCGTCGAGAACCCTGTCGACGACGAGCTCCCCCCGGCACTGTCCGGACCCGAAGATGCCCCGCAGGTCCTCGACAATCTGAAGCTCTGGACCGCGATCGCGGTCGTGCTGGTGATCCTCGCGTACACGCTTCCGATCGCCAGTATTGTCAGCGATGGCGGCCTGTTCGGTCTCGGTGGTGAGGCATTTCCGGTCATGACCGATCTCACCCCCCTCATCGAGGTGTTCCGATGA
- a CDS encoding phytoene/squalene synthase family protein: MNDTQEVTFDEDLAWCFDAVSDVSRTFAITIDVLDEPMASRICVGYLLCRVADTVEDAGHIPPDVQQGLLEEYNDAIARDADVTVREFNEDVAEWIPEEPGEDADDWAVVGNASRIVRTFEHLPEADREAIREPVRELVGGMATFVDRHAETGGLRIETPDELEEYCWYAAGTVGELITNLVTRGTDPQRTEVLEENARSFALLLQLVNVAKDVTDDYHEENNVYLPASWLQEYGVDQDAVCEKHNHREVTSVIERVTDRAAGYLDDALVYLEALPEHRGNTLAAWAIPYLLAVGTIRELRERPEDVLEEGGVKVPKPEVLRLMAEFDNGVDKTALAELRHQMERQPLHQH; the protein is encoded by the coding sequence ATGAACGACACCCAAGAGGTGACGTTCGACGAGGACCTGGCCTGGTGTTTCGACGCCGTCTCCGACGTCTCGCGAACGTTTGCGATTACGATCGACGTGCTGGACGAGCCGATGGCTTCGCGGATCTGTGTCGGCTACCTCCTCTGTCGCGTCGCGGATACGGTCGAGGACGCGGGTCATATCCCGCCTGACGTCCAGCAGGGGCTGCTCGAGGAGTACAACGATGCGATCGCCCGGGACGCCGACGTGACGGTCAGGGAGTTCAACGAGGATGTCGCCGAGTGGATCCCTGAAGAGCCCGGCGAAGACGCTGACGACTGGGCGGTCGTCGGGAATGCTTCCCGTATCGTCCGGACCTTCGAACACCTCCCGGAAGCGGACCGGGAAGCGATCCGCGAGCCCGTCCGAGAACTGGTCGGCGGGATGGCGACGTTCGTCGATCGACACGCCGAGACGGGCGGGTTGCGGATCGAGACGCCGGACGAACTCGAGGAGTACTGCTGGTACGCCGCCGGAACCGTCGGCGAACTCATCACGAATCTGGTCACCCGGGGAACCGACCCACAGCGAACCGAAGTGTTAGAAGAAAACGCTCGTTCGTTTGCCCTCCTGCTCCAGCTTGTCAACGTCGCCAAGGACGTCACCGACGACTACCACGAGGAGAACAACGTCTATCTGCCCGCGAGCTGGTTGCAAGAGTACGGCGTCGACCAGGATGCCGTCTGCGAGAAGCACAACCACCGCGAGGTGACGAGTGTGATCGAACGCGTCACCGATCGTGCGGCGGGCTATCTCGACGACGCGCTGGTCTATCTCGAGGCGTTGCCGGAACACCGCGGGAACACGCTGGCCGCGTGGGCGATCCCCTATCTGCTCGCGGTCGGGACGATCCGCGAGCTCCGTGAGCGCCCCGAAGACGTCCTCGAAGAAGGCGGCGTCAAGGTACCAAAGCCGGAAGTACTTCGGCTGATGGCAGAGTTCGACAACGGTGTCGACAAGACCGCACTGGCCGAGTTGCGCCACCAGATGGAGCGTCAGCCGCTCCACCAGCACTGA
- a CDS encoding DJ-1/PfpI family protein, whose amino-acid sequence MTGKSLLMIVGDFGEDYEIMVPFQALQAVGHEVDAVCPEKDEGETIKTAIHDFRGDQTYMESRGHDFQLTATFDDIDVDTYDGLVLPGGRAPEYLRNYDAVIDAVQSFDEEDKPIAAICHAAQILTAADVIDGRTCTAYPALEADVRDAGGDWEEGIAVDGNLVTAQAWPDHPGWIEAFLDVLGTEIDHQEPMAADD is encoded by the coding sequence ATGACAGGCAAATCACTACTGATGATAGTCGGCGATTTCGGTGAGGATTACGAGATCATGGTGCCGTTTCAGGCGCTCCAGGCGGTGGGGCACGAAGTCGACGCGGTCTGTCCGGAGAAAGACGAGGGAGAGACGATCAAGACGGCCATCCACGACTTTCGGGGAGATCAGACGTACATGGAGTCACGCGGGCACGACTTCCAGTTGACGGCGACGTTCGACGACATCGACGTCGATACCTACGACGGACTGGTGCTGCCCGGCGGTCGCGCCCCGGAGTATCTGCGGAACTACGACGCGGTGATCGATGCCGTCCAGTCGTTCGACGAGGAAGACAAGCCGATCGCGGCGATCTGTCACGCCGCACAGATCCTTACGGCGGCCGACGTTATCGACGGACGAACCTGCACCGCGTATCCCGCGCTCGAGGCGGACGTCCGAGACGCGGGCGGCGACTGGGAAGAGGGGATCGCGGTTGATGGGAATCTTGTGACGGCCCAGGCCTGGCCGGACCACCCCGGCTGGATCGAGGCGTTCCTCGACGTGCTGGGGACCGAAATCGACCATCAGGAGCCGATGGCCGCTGACGACTGA
- a CDS encoding ribbon-helix-helix domain-containing protein, whose translation MPKVEINVPEHLEMQITQMIEQGEFVNREEAIEDLLSAGLKAYKTSGPSDDNQQGFDDGLEDDGMMGHDDEYVF comes from the coding sequence ATGCCCAAAGTCGAGATCAACGTGCCCGAACATCTGGAGATGCAGATCACCCAGATGATCGAGCAAGGCGAGTTCGTAAACCGTGAAGAAGCGATCGAAGACCTGCTGTCCGCAGGCCTCAAAGCGTACAAGACCAGTGGCCCCTCCGACGACAACCAGCAAGGGTTCGACGACGGGCTGGAAGACGACGGAATGATGGGTCACGACGACGAGTACGTCTTCTAG
- a CDS encoding acyl-CoA dehydrogenase: protein MDFTLSTEQRQIDEMVTEFVDEEVVPRAGEIDETDEFPRDLLDEMADLGLLGMPFPEEYGGAGLDYHSYALALAEISRGSGGLGTIVAAHTSLAGNMLYEFGDDTQKETYLTPLNEGREIGAFALSEPGAGSDVPAMETTADPVGSGDGDAAEYVLNGNKLWISNGSVAETVVVFAKTDEEAGNRGISSFVVRPEEDDGFHVEGTEHKLGDKGCPTAELRFDDLRIPADRRLGAEGDGFVQALKTLNAGRITIAARGVGIAQAALDAAVEYANEREQFGQPIGEFQSIKHKIADMDTKLQAAKLLMHRAADRKIRGETYIKEAAQAKLYASEVSREVANEGIQIHGGYGYTKDFPVERYYRDAKLNEIYEGTSEVLRNTIGDQVLDG, encoded by the coding sequence ATGGATTTCACGCTCTCGACGGAGCAACGCCAGATCGACGAGATGGTGACGGAGTTCGTCGACGAAGAAGTCGTCCCGCGGGCAGGGGAGATCGATGAAACCGACGAGTTCCCCCGCGATCTGCTCGACGAAATGGCCGACCTCGGCCTGCTCGGGATGCCGTTTCCCGAGGAGTACGGCGGGGCCGGACTCGATTACCACAGCTACGCGCTCGCGCTGGCGGAGATCAGCCGCGGCAGCGGCGGGCTCGGGACAATCGTCGCCGCCCACACCAGCCTCGCCGGAAACATGCTCTACGAGTTCGGCGATGACACGCAGAAAGAGACGTATCTGACGCCGCTCAATGAGGGCCGAGAGATCGGCGCGTTTGCCCTCTCGGAACCGGGCGCTGGCAGCGACGTGCCCGCGATGGAGACGACTGCCGATCCGGTTGGTAGTGGCGATGGCGATGCCGCCGAGTACGTCCTGAACGGCAACAAACTCTGGATTTCAAACGGGTCGGTCGCCGAGACCGTCGTCGTCTTCGCCAAAACCGACGAGGAGGCGGGAAACAGGGGTATCTCCTCGTTCGTGGTTCGACCCGAGGAAGACGACGGGTTCCACGTCGAGGGCACCGAACACAAACTCGGTGACAAGGGCTGTCCGACCGCCGAGTTGCGGTTCGACGACCTGCGAATCCCCGCCGACCGTCGTCTCGGCGCGGAGGGCGACGGGTTCGTCCAGGCGCTGAAGACGCTCAACGCGGGGCGGATCACCATCGCGGCACGCGGGGTCGGCATCGCGCAGGCCGCCCTCGACGCGGCGGTCGAGTACGCCAACGAGCGCGAGCAGTTCGGCCAGCCCATCGGCGAGTTCCAGTCGATCAAACACAAGATCGCCGACATGGACACGAAACTGCAGGCCGCAAAACTGCTCATGCACCGCGCGGCCGACCGGAAGATTCGGGGAGAAACGTACATCAAGGAAGCTGCACAGGCCAAACTCTACGCAAGCGAGGTATCCCGCGAGGTGGCCAACGAGGGCATCCAGATCCACGGCGGCTACGGCTACACCAAGGACTTCCCGGTCGAACGCTACTACCGCGATGCCAAGCTCAACGAGATCTACGAGGGGACGAGCGAGGTCTTGCGGAACACGATCGGCGATCAGGTGCTCGACGGGTAG
- a CDS encoding DUF5827 family protein gives MPLPKSEFDQLFPCEFSTPEDLLEPDQLYTVYEIARMLQQLDPDAEIEAETEDVLLDWAIPWVMVHADDLVIADPRSEDEPGYYGLKTDE, from the coding sequence ATGCCGCTACCGAAATCGGAGTTCGACCAGCTCTTTCCCTGCGAGTTCAGCACGCCCGAAGACCTGCTCGAACCGGATCAGCTCTACACCGTCTACGAGATCGCCCGCATGCTCCAGCAGCTCGATCCCGACGCGGAGATCGAGGCCGAAACCGAGGACGTCCTGCTCGACTGGGCGATCCCGTGGGTGATGGTTCACGCCGACGATCTGGTGATCGCCGACCCACGATCCGAGGACGAACCGGGCTACTACGGCCTGAAGACCGACGAGTGA
- a CDS encoding ThuA domain-containing protein, whose protein sequence is MVSVTVWNEYRHERENDEVGEIYPEGIHTALAELLEDAGHDVRTATLDEDEHGLPQAVLDDTDVLLWWGHIAHDEVRDDVAERVVERVRDGMGFLPLHSAHYSKPFKRLMGTSCSLKWREVGEIERLWTVEPGHPITEGLDESFEVPEAEMYGERFDIPQPDALVFVSWFEGGEVFRSGCCYRRGSGRIFYFRPGHEEYPVYFQEEIRQVLLNAVDWAAPTDGPEPYFGNADPVEPIEK, encoded by the coding sequence ATGGTCAGTGTCACTGTCTGGAACGAGTACCGCCACGAGCGAGAGAACGACGAGGTCGGCGAGATCTATCCCGAAGGGATCCACACCGCCCTCGCGGAACTGCTCGAAGACGCGGGCCACGATGTCCGCACTGCGACGCTCGACGAAGACGAGCATGGTCTCCCTCAGGCCGTCCTCGACGACACTGATGTCCTCCTGTGGTGGGGCCATATCGCCCATGACGAAGTGCGCGACGACGTCGCAGAACGTGTCGTCGAACGGGTCCGTGATGGGATGGGATTCCTGCCACTCCACTCCGCGCACTACTCGAAGCCGTTCAAGCGCCTGATGGGGACCAGCTGTTCGCTCAAATGGCGCGAGGTTGGCGAGATCGAACGGCTCTGGACGGTCGAGCCGGGACATCCGATCACCGAGGGCCTCGACGAGTCCTTCGAAGTGCCCGAGGCAGAGATGTACGGCGAGCGCTTTGACATCCCACAGCCCGACGCACTGGTCTTCGTGAGCTGGTTCGAGGGCGGCGAAGTGTTCCGCAGCGGCTGTTGTTACCGCCGTGGGAGCGGCCGAATCTTCTACTTCCGCCCCGGCCACGAGGAGTACCCGGTCTACTTCCAGGAGGAGATCCGACAGGTCCTGCTCAACGCCGTCGACTGGGCTGCGCCGACCGACGGTCCGGAGCCGTACTTCGGGAACGCCGATCCGGTCGAGCCGATCGAAAAGTAG
- a CDS encoding PadR family transcriptional regulator — protein sequence MSQWLQSGLRRDLCILLYGEERNGQTLKTAIERRYDKRFEPRQFYGALDQLERTGFVEKQTEGLHDVYALTEPGRRSVERQFEWMREELDYPSST from the coding sequence ATGTCCCAGTGGCTCCAGAGCGGCCTTCGGCGCGACCTCTGTATCCTGCTGTACGGCGAGGAACGCAACGGGCAGACGCTCAAGACGGCGATCGAGCGACGATACGACAAACGCTTCGAGCCGCGGCAGTTCTACGGCGCGCTCGACCAGCTAGAACGAACGGGGTTCGTCGAGAAGCAAACCGAGGGATTGCACGACGTGTACGCGCTGACCGAGCCGGGACGCCGGAGCGTCGAGCGCCAGTTCGAGTGGATGCGCGAGGAGCTCGACTACCCGTCGAGCACCTGA
- a CDS encoding DUF7111 family protein, with product MSDATAEAGDVSAEYYTTETERILAFERDGRTAAIAQNIEGYAMLKVRPSADGDELERYYGFDMALDHAAELLGTSPNDLPVPDDANDMGM from the coding sequence ATGAGCGACGCGACGGCAGAGGCAGGCGACGTCAGCGCCGAGTACTACACGACCGAGACCGAGCGCATCCTCGCGTTCGAGCGGGACGGCCGGACGGCCGCCATCGCACAGAACATCGAAGGGTACGCGATGTTGAAAGTCCGGCCGAGTGCGGACGGCGACGAGCTAGAACGGTACTATGGCTTCGACATGGCGCTGGATCACGCCGCGGAGTTACTGGGAACGTCGCCGAATGACCTGCCGGTGCCCGACGATGCGAATGATATGGGGATGTGA
- a CDS encoding MBL fold metallo-hydrolase — protein MVTNIAQGVQAFTSNAFLVPGDRTVLVDTGANFDAVGKLRERVDALDAVVLTHTHQDHIDNLPAITDAFDVETWGYDVDQPAVDAAIADEETVTLGDDKYVALHTPGHKNDHLCFYSAAGSQLFAGDLVFQNGAFGRTDLPEGDRELLVESIDRVLDRVDNSLSELHVGHGPSITNEPYSQIERSGRMARER, from the coding sequence ATGGTCACGAACATCGCGCAGGGCGTGCAGGCGTTCACCAGCAACGCGTTTCTCGTTCCGGGCGATCGAACGGTGCTCGTCGACACGGGCGCGAACTTCGATGCTGTCGGCAAGCTCCGCGAGCGCGTCGACGCGCTCGATGCGGTGGTCCTGACGCACACGCATCAGGACCACATCGACAATTTGCCAGCAATCACGGACGCCTTCGACGTCGAGACGTGGGGCTATGATGTCGACCAGCCAGCCGTCGACGCCGCCATCGCGGACGAAGAGACGGTCACACTCGGGGACGACAAGTACGTCGCCCTGCACACTCCGGGACACAAGAACGATCACCTCTGTTTTTATTCGGCCGCGGGGAGCCAGCTGTTCGCCGGTGACCTCGTTTTCCAGAACGGAGCGTTCGGTCGGACGGATCTTCCGGAAGGTGACCGTGAACTGCTGGTCGAGAGTATCGACAGGGTGCTTGATCGGGTCGACAACTCGCTCTCGGAGCTACACGTGGGCCACGGGCCGAGCATCACCAATGAACCGTACTCCCAGATCGAGCGTTCCGGGCGAATGGCGCGCGAACGGTAG
- a CDS encoding DUF7546 family protein: protein MTRIWHPDTVDASALHRLFVAGAGVLLLEVAAVLAYVRATGATDVPAWQYAYPLIWINLTLIAVAVAWRRSPPLSGSLAAIAGTYFLVLAWIGGIVSLGGSGGGLTVHTLPPGWGPMIAYESSLLTLSLVPFRVVGYLGLTYLVYVALGRSLGAGTVGLVGLLSCVTCTGSVLALVVGALGGGSVATMGTVDSAAELSLLVFALSIVALLWVIERPSNQNIVPE from the coding sequence ATGACACGAATTTGGCACCCGGACACCGTCGACGCATCCGCACTGCATCGGCTGTTCGTCGCGGGTGCCGGAGTTCTCTTGCTCGAAGTCGCGGCCGTACTGGCGTATGTACGAGCGACCGGTGCGACCGATGTTCCGGCGTGGCAATACGCCTACCCGCTGATCTGGATCAACCTGACACTGATTGCCGTTGCTGTGGCGTGGCGACGGTCACCGCCACTATCCGGGTCTCTCGCAGCCATTGCAGGAACGTACTTCCTCGTGCTCGCGTGGATCGGTGGGATCGTCTCGCTCGGTGGATCCGGAGGCGGCCTCACCGTCCACACGCTCCCACCCGGATGGGGGCCGATGATCGCCTACGAGAGCTCGCTACTGACGCTCTCGCTCGTGCCGTTCCGCGTCGTCGGCTATCTCGGACTGACCTATCTGGTTTATGTCGCACTCGGGCGCTCTCTGGGGGCGGGAACCGTCGGACTGGTAGGACTCTTGAGTTGCGTGACCTGTACCGGTTCGGTGCTTGCCCTCGTCGTCGGTGCGCTCGGTGGCGGATCGGTCGCGACGATGGGGACGGTCGACAGCGCGGCGGAGCTTTCCTTACTCGTCTTTGCCCTTTCGATCGTTGCCCTCCTCTGGGTCATCGAGCGCCCCTCCAACCAGAACATAGTTCCCGAATAG
- a CDS encoding cytochrome c oxidase subunit 3, giving the protein MTVDDAADDHGHHLPAVKDFPRGFGEASWWPFITAIGGSGFYIAAAIYVLGEQLVGGVLFALSALIFLGGLYGWLYHAFVADFWSREADHKHESKLRWGMLAFLGSEIATFGALFVYYFFLRVGASWPSGDFSDVPALLNSVVIFNTIVLLASSATIHYAHVALLNEDRKRFIQLFGATILLGLIFMGGWAFEYYEFIVQYNYGFFEGAFSNGFYALTGLHGIHVSLGIAMMGFVFVRALRGQYSAERHVSVSTVSMYWHFVDIVWVFLVVVLYVGAGL; this is encoded by the coding sequence ATGACTGTTGACGACGCTGCAGACGACCACGGGCACCACCTCCCCGCGGTGAAAGACTTCCCCCGCGGGTTCGGGGAGGCGAGCTGGTGGCCCTTCATCACGGCGATCGGTGGATCGGGCTTTTACATTGCCGCAGCGATCTATGTACTCGGCGAACAGCTCGTCGGCGGTGTACTCTTCGCGCTGAGCGCGCTGATCTTCCTTGGCGGTCTGTACGGCTGGCTCTACCACGCCTTCGTCGCCGACTTCTGGAGCCGCGAGGCCGACCACAAACACGAGTCGAAGCTCCGCTGGGGAATGCTTGCGTTCCTCGGCTCCGAGATCGCCACGTTCGGTGCCCTGTTCGTCTATTACTTCTTCCTCCGCGTCGGCGCGAGCTGGCCATCCGGCGACTTCAGCGACGTGCCCGCACTGCTGAACTCGGTCGTGATCTTCAACACGATCGTGCTGCTCGCCAGTAGTGCGACGATCCACTACGCACACGTCGCGCTACTCAACGAGGATCGCAAGCGGTTCATTCAGCTGTTCGGCGCGACGATCCTGCTCGGCCTGATCTTCATGGGGGGCTGGGCGTTCGAGTACTACGAGTTCATCGTCCAGTACAACTACGGCTTCTTCGAGGGTGCATTCTCCAATGGCTTCTACGCGTTGACCGGTTTGCACGGGATCCACGTCTCACTCGGCATCGCGATGATGGGATTCGTTTTCGTCCGGGCGCTCAGAGGCCAGTACTCGGCGGAACGTCACGTCTCCGTGAGCACTGTCTCGATGTACTGGCACTTCGTCGACATCGTCTGGGTGTTCCTGGTCGTCGTGCTGTACGTCGGTGCGGGCCTGTAA
- a CDS encoding DUF7410 domain-containing protein — protein sequence MSGTQRHGSSRYEVPEDAATHTCPYCDRPFRTERLRRLHVGLDHPELIDDDERDAFQDTYLDENEEIGLFRLKVLALLVLIYFSFLFVYLVVN from the coding sequence ATGTCCGGGACCCAGCGACACGGTTCGAGCCGGTACGAGGTTCCGGAGGACGCCGCGACACACACCTGTCCATACTGCGACCGGCCGTTCAGAACCGAACGACTCCGTCGGTTACACGTCGGGCTCGACCATCCCGAACTCATCGACGACGACGAACGTGACGCCTTTCAGGATACGTATCTGGACGAAAACGAGGAGATCGGCCTCTTTCGACTGAAGGTGCTCGCGCTTCTCGTGCTGATCTACTTTTCGTTCCTGTTCGTCTATCTGGTCGTCAACTGA